In the genome of Ostrinia nubilalis chromosome 30, ilOstNubi1.1, whole genome shotgun sequence, one region contains:
- the LOC135086130 gene encoding modular serine protease-like: MNNSIFVIAIAIATLLSCADAQNDQCGTLSPMPIPLDSGSDSPDSTELPWHGAVYKKTTTPYQFRCAVTLVTKKVVLSAAHCFWDGVKETALKAEDFAVALGKTHRPWAAPEDQHAQKSDVAEIKLPARFRGGLTNYQDDLAVLVLAKEITFSPHVRPVCLDFDVIFERQQLKENSLGKVASWGGIKPSKTYKVTEMMYFPIEQCIAESPPDFREFLTSDKICTGFTNGTGLCRGDGGAGLSFPSMERGRTRYYLRGLVSTAPTSSEDFLCTENSLQTYTQISKHELFIKENIRT, encoded by the exons ATGAACAATTCAATCTTTGTGATTGCTATTG CAATCGCAACTCTTCTTTCGTGTGCAGACGCTCAAAATGAtc aatgTGGAACGCTATCGCCAATGCCGATACCCCTGGATTCAGGATCCGACAGCCCTGACAGCACTGAGCTGCCCTGGCATGGTGCCGTGTACAAGAAGACCACTACCCCTTATCAGTTCCGCTGTGCAGTTACTTTGGTCACGAAGAAAGTCGTTTTATCAG CTGCACATTGTTTCTGGGACGGGGTTAAGGAAACTGCACTGAAGGCTGAGGACTTCGCGGTGGCTCTCGGCAAAACACACCGGCCCTGGGCCGCCCCTGAAGACCAGCATGCACAGAAATCTGAT GTCGCTGAAATAAAACTGCCAGCCCGTTTCCGTGGCGGTTTGACGAACTACCAGGACGACTTGGCAGTGCTGGTGTTGGCCAAGGAGATCACCTTCAGTCCTCATGTTCGACCGGTGTGTCTGGACTTCGACGTAATCTTCGAGCGACAGCAATTAAAAGAAAACTCCCTGGGGAAG GTCGCCAGTTGGGGTGGAATAAAGCCGAGCAAAACTTACAAAGTCACCGAAATGATGTATTTTCCTATCGAGCAGTGTATCGCTGAATCTCCTCCAGATTTCAGAGAGTTTCTAACTTCAGATAAAATCTGCACTGGATTTACAAATG GAACCGGCCTGTGCAGGGGTGATGGTGGTGCTGGTCTCTCTTTCCCTTCCATGGAGAGAGGCAGGACACGCTACTACCTCCGCGGTTTAGTTTCTACAGCGCCTACTTCATCCGAGGACTTCTTGTGTACAGAGAACTCTTTACAAACGTACACTCAGATATCTAAGCACGAGCTATTTATTAAGGAAAACATACGTACGTAG